In the genome of Candidatus Saccharimonadales bacterium, one region contains:
- the dnaX gene encoding DNA polymerase III subunit gamma/tau, whose protein sequence is MAQVLYRKYRSKSFADVVGQEHITDTLQKAIKSGRISHAYLFTGPRGVGKTSVARILAHEVNGLPYEDESIHLDIIEIDAASNRRIEEIRDLRDKVHIAPTSAKYKVYIIDEVHMLTREAFNALLKTLEEPPEHCIFILATTEAHKLPETIISRTQRFEFKSIANASAVGHLAYLAKKEKIDIDKGALELLAEHGAGSFRDSIGLLDQLSASGQKITEQTVREFLGLPPAKLVQALSAAIESGDSKAALACLDELRDQGISAAATAKLLAKNLRQAYIASPQSWMGRALKDLIEVPASTRPLENLEIVVLEACAANLELAVPRSSAASVKSPEIQVKVAAPKIEIESPAKIEEVKKELMTEVAKPKKPRIVSELNDQAWEEIVAKVKEQAASLYTALRLATPEVADGKLTLAFQFPLHQKKVSQAQHRELIGQIVAQVTGQDLIIESVVDKSKKPQPKQEKKPEPKPVKTKPDNGSLESISNIFGEAEVIES, encoded by the coding sequence ATGGCGCAGGTTTTATATAGAAAATATCGCTCTAAAAGTTTTGCCGACGTAGTTGGGCAGGAGCATATTACCGACACCCTGCAAAAAGCCATTAAAAGCGGCCGCATTAGCCACGCCTATTTATTTACTGGCCCAAGAGGCGTAGGCAAGACATCCGTCGCCCGTATTTTGGCCCATGAGGTCAATGGCTTGCCTTACGAAGACGAATCGATTCACCTAGATATTATCGAAATCGACGCGGCCAGCAACCGCCGGATTGAAGAAATAAGGGATTTGCGCGATAAGGTCCATATTGCGCCAACCAGCGCCAAATATAAGGTTTATATTATCGACGAAGTCCATATGCTAACCCGCGAGGCGTTTAACGCTTTATTAAAAACCCTGGAAGAGCCGCCAGAACACTGCATATTTATCTTGGCTACCACAGAGGCCCACAAACTGCCAGAAACGATCATTAGCCGCACTCAGCGTTTTGAGTTTAAATCTATTGCCAATGCTTCGGCAGTTGGGCATTTGGCTTACCTTGCCAAGAAAGAAAAGATAGATATAGATAAAGGCGCCCTGGAGCTGCTAGCCGAGCACGGCGCCGGCAGTTTCCGCGACAGCATTGGCTTGCTGGATCAACTATCGGCCAGCGGCCAGAAAATCACCGAGCAAACCGTACGAGAATTCCTAGGCTTGCCGCCGGCTAAGCTAGTTCAAGCCCTGTCGGCCGCTATAGAAAGCGGCGATAGCAAGGCCGCGCTAGCTTGCCTGGATGAATTAAGAGATCAGGGCATAAGTGCCGCCGCTACGGCCAAGCTGCTGGCTAAAAATCTTAGACAAGCCTATATTGCCTCGCCGCAAAGCTGGATGGGCAGAGCGCTGAAAGACCTGATTGAAGTTCCGGCCAGTACGCGCCCCTTAGAGAATCTGGAAATAGTTGTTTTAGAAGCTTGTGCCGCTAACCTGGAACTGGCCGTGCCACGCTCGTCTGCCGCCAGTGTTAAATCACCAGAAATCCAAGTTAAGGTAGCTGCTCCAAAAATCGAAATTGAATCACCAGCCAAAATCGAAGAAGTTAAAAAAGAGTTAATGACCGAAGTGGCTAAACCCAAAAAACCGCGTATAGTCAGTGAGTTAAACGATCAAGCCTGGGAAGAAATTGTCGCTAAGGTTAAAGAGCAGGCTGCATCGCTTTATACGGCACTTAGGCTAGCTACCCCAGAAGTAGCCGATGGCAAGTTAACCTTGGCTTTTCAGTTTCCGCTGCATCAGAAAAAAGTTAGCCAAGCCCAGCACCGCGAACTAATTGGTCAAATTGTCGCTCAGGTGACGGGCCAAGATCTAATCATAGAGTCAGTCGTGGATAAATCTAAGAAGCCACAGCCCAAACAAGAAAAGAAGCCAGAACCAAAACCAGTAAAAACCAAGCCGGATAACGGCTCTTTAGAAAGCATAAGCAATATCTTCGGCGAAGCCGAGGTGATAGAATCCTAA
- a CDS encoding thymidine kinase: MAKNLYFRYGAMNCGKSTRVLQEAHNYEQYDHKVVVTKPGIDTKGKDHIVSRLGVQREADFVITPEDRVLEKLAPVVARHEIKCVFIDEAQFLTVPQVEELAWGVVPQDGLNIAVIAYGLRLDFQANGFPASEKLMLEADKVEEMPAICPCGDHKARFNARMVDGEYTFEGDQVAIDGEGVSYVSLCRDCFRREASKSEAGRTALMNAGNLVLV, encoded by the coding sequence ATGGCTAAAAACCTATATTTTCGCTACGGTGCGATGAACTGCGGAAAGTCTACTCGCGTATTGCAAGAAGCGCACAACTACGAACAATACGATCACAAGGTGGTAGTTACCAAACCAGGAATTGACACCAAAGGCAAGGACCACATCGTTTCTCGCTTGGGCGTTCAACGAGAAGCTGATTTTGTAATTACTCCCGAAGACAGAGTATTGGAAAAGCTCGCGCCAGTTGTGGCTAGACATGAGATTAAGTGTGTTTTTATTGACGAAGCTCAATTCTTAACAGTGCCACAAGTGGAAGAGCTGGCTTGGGGCGTGGTGCCGCAAGACGGACTCAATATAGCAGTTATAGCTTATGGGTTAAGATTGGATTTTCAGGCTAATGGTTTTCCGGCTAGCGAAAAATTAATGCTCGAGGCTGACAAGGTCGAGGAAATGCCCGCCATATGTCCATGCGGCGACCATAAAGCTAGATTCAACGCTAGGATGGTCGATGGGGAGTATACTTTTGAAGGAGATCAAGTGGCAATTGACGGCGAAGGCGTGAGCTACGTGTCGCTTTGCAGAGATTGTTTCCGTAGGGAAGCCTCGAAATCAGAAGCTGGGCGGACGGCGCTCATGAATGCGGGCAATTTGGTGCTTGTCTAA
- the rplJ gene encoding 50S ribosomal protein L10, producing the protein MALSREKKEEAVSEVTQLLKDSKLTVVAKYQGTSVKSMQELRRASRDNGTRVLVVKNRLFKKAAAGDERFKDTDLSELNGQLMYAFNNEDEVAPAQSLANFAKNEPQIEFVAALTPEGKLLPAEEVKVLASLPSKNELIAQTVAMLLSPVNDVTNALSGNLYALLDGVEAKATA; encoded by the coding sequence ATGGCTTTATCCAGAGAGAAAAAAGAAGAAGCCGTTAGTGAAGTTACGCAACTCCTGAAAGATTCCAAATTGACGGTCGTAGCCAAATACCAGGGCACGAGCGTTAAGTCTATGCAGGAGCTTCGCCGCGCTTCGCGCGATAACGGCACCCGAGTCCTCGTCGTCAAGAACCGCTTATTCAAAAAAGCGGCCGCTGGTGACGAACGATTTAAAGACACTGATCTAAGCGAACTGAACGGACAGCTGATGTACGCCTTCAACAATGAAGACGAAGTCGCACCCGCCCAGAGCCTGGCCAATTTTGCCAAAAATGAGCCGCAGATCGAATTTGTCGCCGCCTTGACCCCAGAAGGTAAACTTCTACCTGCCGAGGAGGTCAAAGTCTTGGCCAGCTTGCCAAGCAAGAACGAGCTTATCGCTCAGACTGTCGCAATGCTTCTATCGCCCGTTAACGACGTTACAAACGCGCTTTCCGGCAACCTGTACGCTCTATTAGACGGCGTGGAAGCAAAGGCTACAGCGTAA
- the rplL gene encoding 50S ribosomal protein L7/L12: MADLKNLAKELTGLTVLEVNELKTILKDEYGIEPAAAAVAVAGPAAGGAEGGAATEEKSEYDVMLKDAGAQKVAVIKAVKDITGLGLGEAKAIVDGAPKAVVEKVSKEDAENAKKALEEAGATVELA, translated from the coding sequence ATGGCAGATTTAAAGAATTTAGCTAAAGAACTCACAGGCTTAACTGTCCTGGAAGTCAACGAACTTAAGACCATCCTTAAGGATGAATACGGCATCGAGCCGGCCGCCGCAGCTGTAGCTGTTGCCGGCCCAGCCGCTGGTGGCGCTGAAGGCGGAGCCGCCACGGAAGAGAAGAGCGAATACGACGTCATGCTAAAAGACGCCGGTGCTCAGAAGGTTGCAGTCATCAAGGCTGTTAAAGATATCACCGGCCTAGGCCTGGGCGAGGCTAAGGCTATCGTAGACGGCGCTCCTAAGGCTGTTGTCGAGAAAGTTAGCAAAGAAGACGCTGAAAACGCCAAGAAGGCTTTAGAAGAAGCTGGCGCTACAGTCGAACTCGCCTAA